The following proteins are encoded in a genomic region of Planococcus lenghuensis:
- a CDS encoding DDE-type integrase/transposase/recombinase: protein MARTKAEELATHRFQMIAPLLNEKLDAQELQKLRRQICERHGLSERTIRRYVAQFKKEGFEGLKQKPYRSVPRELQDHVVEQAILLRREVPSRSIASIIQILEWDGVVAKGELKRSTLQERLSKQGYSARQMKMYHETSGAVRRFQKRRRNALWHSDIKYGPYLPIGPNGTKKQVYMVAFLDDATRFPLHVAFYPMLDARCVEDAFRESIRKHGVPESVYFDNGKQYRTKWMARTCSKLGTRLLYARPYSPESTGKVERFNRTFDEFLQEVRLEEPKTVDELNGWLDVWVKERYAHKPHSALDGKTPFEAFRNESTQLRSVSAEELAHAFLHAETRKVDKSGCISFQDRKYEVGLNFVGCKVEITFDPQDTRELTVDYPGYDSWKAREMVITEKTGKRPALPEKMTKEPAGSSRLLQGAKKVNADRKAAAVTPSVPAVSFRHIGKGGAEHV from the coding sequence GTGGCAAGGACAAAAGCGGAAGAACTCGCAACCCATCGGTTTCAGATGATTGCGCCTCTATTGAATGAAAAGTTGGATGCCCAGGAACTGCAAAAGCTCCGCCGGCAAATCTGTGAGCGGCACGGCCTCTCCGAACGCACCATCCGACGCTACGTCGCGCAGTTCAAGAAGGAAGGCTTTGAAGGGCTGAAGCAGAAACCATACCGTTCGGTTCCCCGGGAGCTTCAAGATCACGTGGTGGAGCAGGCAATCCTCCTGAGACGAGAGGTTCCGAGCCGGAGCATCGCCTCGATTATCCAGATTCTTGAGTGGGACGGTGTCGTCGCAAAAGGCGAATTGAAGCGCAGCACGTTACAGGAACGCCTGTCAAAACAAGGGTATAGCGCCCGTCAGATGAAAATGTATCATGAGACATCGGGCGCCGTGCGGCGATTTCAGAAACGCCGTCGGAATGCCCTCTGGCATTCGGATATCAAATACGGACCCTACCTGCCGATCGGGCCAAACGGGACGAAGAAACAGGTCTACATGGTGGCGTTCCTGGATGATGCGACCCGCTTCCCGCTCCATGTGGCATTCTATCCGATGTTGGATGCGCGCTGCGTGGAAGATGCATTTCGTGAATCCATCCGGAAGCATGGGGTACCGGAGAGCGTCTACTTCGACAACGGCAAGCAATATCGCACCAAATGGATGGCGCGAACCTGTTCCAAGCTCGGCACACGGCTTTTATATGCCCGCCCCTATTCACCAGAATCGACCGGCAAGGTCGAGCGGTTCAATCGAACCTTTGACGAGTTCCTGCAGGAAGTGCGACTCGAAGAACCGAAGACCGTCGATGAACTGAACGGCTGGTTGGATGTCTGGGTGAAAGAGCGCTACGCCCACAAACCACACAGCGCACTGGACGGCAAGACGCCATTTGAAGCGTTTCGCAACGAATCGACCCAGCTCCGTTCGGTCTCAGCCGAAGAGCTGGCCCATGCCTTCCTGCATGCGGAGACGCGGAAAGTCGATAAATCGGGCTGCATCAGTTTCCAGGACCGCAAATATGAAGTCGGTCTCAACTTTGTCGGCTGCAAGGTGGAAATTACGTTTGATCCGCAGGACACCCGCGAACTGACCGTCGACTATCCAGGTTATGATAGCTGGAAAGCGCGGGAAATGGTCATCACCGAGAAGACTGGGAAGCGACCAGCGCTACCGGAAAAGATGACGAAAGAACCTGCCGGTTCATCTCGCCTCCTGCAAGGGGCCAAAAAAGTGAACGCGGACCGCAAGGCAGCTGCCGTGACACCGAGTGTGCCGGCCGTGAGCTTCCGTCACATCGGAAAAGGGGGTGCGGAACATGTTTGA
- a CDS encoding DUF6431 domain-containing protein — protein sequence MRCAEKVPCPCCSHTAYKVIGSRERKVREDSGESRTFIIRRLRCRGCEKIHHELPDVIVPYKRYGADVIEEATRPTGHLTVAADESTLYRWRYWFFDLIDYWLFILQSLFIQFRENETSAIDLSSRKLPAHERIGQWFGAEGGWLAKIVRPVANHHFWIHTRSAFLSNSP from the coding sequence ATTAGGTGTGCAGAAAAGGTTCCTTGTCCCTGTTGCAGTCATACAGCGTACAAGGTCATTGGCTCCAGAGAACGGAAAGTAAGAGAAGACAGCGGTGAATCCCGTACATTCATCATTAGACGGTTGCGCTGCAGGGGATGTGAAAAGATCCATCATGAATTACCGGATGTGATTGTGCCCTATAAACGATACGGTGCGGATGTCATCGAGGAGGCGACCCGCCCCACTGGCCACCTGACGGTGGCAGCTGATGAATCGACCCTTTATCGTTGGCGGTATTGGTTCTTTGATCTGATCGATTACTGGCTCTTTATCCTTCAATCTCTCTTCATCCAGTTCCGGGAAAATGAGACCTCAGCGATCGACCTGTCCAGTCGGAAGCTGCCTGCGCATGAGCGAATTGGACAATGGTTTGGTGCAGAAGGCGGATGGCTGGCAAAGATTGTCCGCCCGGTTGCCAACCATCATTTTTGGATACATACCCGTTCTGCCTTTTTGTCCAACAGTCCGTGA
- a CDS encoding GDP-mannose 4,6-dehydratase: protein MPYKTLDPKKTYLVTGVAGFIGYYVAKRLLEQRCRVVGIDNLNDYYDMKLKETRLELLQPFEEFTFIKEDISDKAAITVITAMNFYHVCHLSMAIE, encoded by the coding sequence TTGCCTTACAAAACACTCGATCCTAAGAAAACATACCTCGTTACTGGCGTAGCGGGGTTTATTGGTTATTATGTGGCAAAGCGACTGCTTGAGCAGAGATGCCGGGTAGTGGGGATTGATAACCTGAATGACTATTACGATATGAAACTGAAGGAAACGCGGCTGGAATTGCTGCAGCCTTTTGAGGAATTTACGTTCATTAAAGAAGATATTTCAGATAAAGCGGCGATTACAGTGATTACGGCCATGAATTTTTACCATGTCTGCCATCTGAGTATGGCCATTGAATAG
- a CDS encoding transposase, translated as MTSLHLPFVDIDDFAFKKRFTYGTLFIDLLTHEPMDMLEIREPIQVIEWLQKHPPIELITRDGSKLYAVAVKEASPNILQVADRWHLLH; from the coding sequence TTGACCTCGCTCCATCTCCCTTTCGTCGACATTGATGATTTTGCGTTTAAAAAACGATTTACTTATGGAACTCTTTTTATCGATTTACTAACACACGAACCTATGGATATGTTGGAAATTAGAGAGCCTATCCAGGTAATTGAATGGCTTCAAAAACATCCGCCAATTGAATTGATCACACGCGATGGATCTAAATTGTATGCCGTAGCCGTTAAAGAAGCTTCTCCGAACATTCTACAAGTTGCAGACCGTTGGCACCTTCTCCATTAG
- a CDS encoding lipopolysaccharide biosynthesis protein produces the protein MAELLFDRTKVKISLKKNILWVFLGNLVYAICQWGILISITKLGSPEIVGQYALGLAIAAPYFIFFNMNLRTVMVTYQTEKYAFREYLTLRIMMLIVALLVSFISSLFFTLNLVTLAVVLLVSLSKLVESISDIFHGTFQSMEKMRLIAVSKILKGIISLFVIVFFMYQTGNLLVALAGLVLSWLAILFFYDYKACFSVLVSSMPKNNRQKYKIYWTRKNLKELLSISVPLGVVAGLDSLHLNVPRYFIEHLYGEEMLGFFVAVTYLMVIGSTIIGAIGQAVLPRLSILYSNKEFNAFIKFTFSFIVFSFIIGLFGVLISVIIGKEALALIYSPEYAAFSTTLNWTMVAATIWYVSSAVGTSINATRQFIAQIPIYMLMTGACSLSSYFLIPAFGLPGGAMALCIGMMVRLVISLFILQRNISIVRNKGVQV, from the coding sequence TTGGCTGAATTATTATTTGATAGAACAAAAGTTAAAATATCATTAAAAAAAAACATCCTTTGGGTCTTTCTGGGCAATTTAGTGTATGCAATATGTCAATGGGGAATTCTTATTTCTATAACTAAATTAGGATCACCAGAAATAGTAGGACAATATGCGCTAGGGTTGGCAATAGCCGCACCATATTTCATATTCTTTAATATGAATTTAAGAACTGTTATGGTTACATACCAAACTGAAAAATATGCATTTAGGGAGTATCTTACTTTAAGAATCATGATGCTTATCGTTGCCCTTTTGGTTAGTTTTATTTCTTCTCTATTTTTTACTTTAAATTTAGTAACGTTAGCTGTTGTTCTTTTAGTGTCTCTGTCTAAGCTTGTGGAATCGATAAGTGATATTTTCCACGGCACGTTTCAATCTATGGAAAAAATGCGGTTAATTGCAGTATCAAAGATATTAAAAGGAATTATTTCATTATTTGTTATCGTTTTTTTTATGTATCAGACAGGCAACTTGTTAGTTGCTTTGGCAGGGTTGGTTCTTAGTTGGCTAGCAATTTTGTTTTTCTATGATTACAAAGCTTGTTTTTCTGTATTAGTAAGTTCGATGCCCAAGAACAATAGACAAAAATATAAAATTTATTGGACAAGAAAGAACTTAAAAGAGTTATTAAGTATTTCTGTTCCGTTAGGAGTAGTTGCAGGTCTTGATTCTCTACATCTCAATGTACCTCGTTACTTCATAGAACATTTATACGGAGAGGAAATGTTAGGATTCTTTGTAGCAGTAACTTATTTAATGGTAATAGGAAGTACTATAATTGGAGCTATTGGACAAGCAGTATTGCCAAGGCTTTCTATCTTATATTCTAATAAGGAATTTAATGCATTTATAAAATTCACTTTTTCTTTCATTGTTTTTTCTTTCATTATTGGATTATTTGGTGTATTAATCTCTGTTATTATAGGGAAAGAGGCTTTAGCTTTGATTTATAGTCCTGAATATGCGGCTTTTTCTACTACCTTAAACTGGACAATGGTGGCTGCAACAATTTGGTATGTCAGTTCTGCTGTTGGAACGAGTATAAATGCAACAAGACAATTTATTGCACAAATACCTATATATATGCTTATGACTGGGGCGTGTTCCTTGTCTTCATATTTTTTAATACCAGCTTTTGGGCTACCAGGAGGCGCTATGGCATTATGTATTGGTATGATGGTGCGCTTAGTAATAAGTCTATTCATTCTCCAAAGGAATATAAGTATAGTAAGAAACAAAGGAGTACAAGTATAG
- a CDS encoding IS630 family transposase (programmed frameshift) has product MNREAEIQELQIAMNTEKERRMFERFQAVKLVLEGKTRKEAAKVIGRTEHTVGSYVAAYKKNGLAGLRRGTSTGRPPKLTGEQQEELREIIAYKTPADVGFPARANWTLALAVELIEREWGETYSPKGLSQLFESLGLSFTRSTYPLKKADPEKQAAFQNETFPDLKKLMDGQIDHLLFEDESMIRDYQAIGRTWFLRGKQRIIPTFGQHKGVKLIGTLDYGTGEIFCIEEEHYDAKTFLHFLQKLLTVYPTGKIVMVLNNARIHHAKLIQPFLDEHRNRLELVFLPPYSPQLNLMEGVWKWLKEAVIHNVFFGNVQKIKLAVRTFLKDVDQRRAEVIDRLCVRM; this is encoded by the exons ATGAACCGGGAAGCGGAAATCCAGGAACTGCAGATAGCCATGAACACGGAAAAGGAGCGCCGGATGTTTGAACGGTTTCAGGCGGTCAAGCTGGTCCTTGAAGGCAAAACCCGGAAAGAGGCCGCTAAAGTCATCGGCCGCACGGAGCACACTGTCGGGAGCTACGTGGCAGCTTATAAGAAAAACGGACTCGCCGGACTCCGCCGGGGCACATCCACTGGAAGACCACCGAAACTGACGGGCGAACAGCAGGAGGAACTGCGGGAGATCATCGCCTACAAGACGCCGGCGGATGTTGGGTTCCCGGCACGCGCTAACTGGACGTTAGCGCTCGCAGTCGAGCTGATCGAACGGGAATGGGGCGAGACCTATTCGCCGAAAGGACTTTCCCAGCTGTTCGAATCCCTTGGCCTCAGCTTCACGCGTTCGACGTATCCCTTGAAGAAAGCTGATCCCGAAAAACAGGCTGCTTTCCAGAACGAGACATTCCCGGATCTT AAAAAACTGATGGACGGCCAGATTGACCACCTGCTGTTCGAGGATGAATCGATGATTCGGGATTATCAGGCGATCGGCCGCACCTGGTTCTTGCGCGGAAAACAACGGATCATTCCGACATTCGGCCAGCACAAGGGCGTCAAACTGATTGGCACGCTGGATTACGGGACCGGTGAAATTTTCTGTATCGAAGAAGAACACTATGATGCTAAAACGTTCCTGCACTTCCTCCAGAAACTTCTAACTGTCTACCCAACAGGTAAAATCGTCATGGTTCTGAATAATGCCCGGATCCACCATGCCAAGCTGATCCAGCCATTCCTAGACGAACACCGTAACCGCTTGGAACTCGTCTTCCTGCCGCCCTACAGTCCGCAGTTGAATTTGATGGAAGGCGTGTGGAAGTGGCTGAAGGAAGCTGTCATCCACAACGTTTTTTTCGGCAATGTTCAGAAGATCAAACTCGCTGTCCGCACTTTCCTCAAGGACGTGGATCAGCGCCGGGCAGAAGTGATTGACCGGTTGTGCGTCAGAATGTAA